The Vibrio agarivorans genome window below encodes:
- the sthA gene encoding Si-specific NAD(P)(+) transhydrogenase: MAQSNHFDVIVIGSGPGGEGAAMGLTKAGLNVAVIEKESSVGGGCTHWGTIPSKALRHAVSRIIEFNSNPLFCHNNSSLHSTFSNILGHAKSVVDKQTRLRQGFYDRNHCTLIFGTARFNSTHTVEVTKQDGSVEEYSADRFVIATGSRPYQPNDVDFNHPRIYDSDSILRLKHDPRHIIIYGAGVIGCEYASIFRGLGVKTDLINTRDRLLAFLDNETSDALSYHFWNSGVIIRNDETYEKVEGTDDGVIVHLKSGKKMKADCILYANGRTGNTDKLNLEVVGLTPDSRGQVAVNGNYQTEVGHVYSVGDVIGYPSLASAAYDQGRFVAQAITTGEAQGYLIEDIPTGIYTIPEISSVGKTEQELTAAKVPYEVGRSSFKHLARAQIAGKDIGSLKILFHRETKEILGIHCFGERAAEIIHIGQAIMEQKGEANTIEYFVNTTFNYPTMAEAYRVAALNGLNRLF; this comes from the coding sequence ATGGCACAGAGTAACCACTTTGATGTAATCGTTATAGGTAGTGGCCCTGGCGGAGAAGGGGCAGCAATGGGATTAACCAAAGCTGGATTGAATGTTGCTGTCATTGAGAAAGAGAGTAGCGTCGGTGGCGGGTGTACACACTGGGGAACGATTCCATCAAAAGCCCTTAGGCATGCGGTTAGTCGTATCATTGAGTTCAACAGTAACCCTCTTTTTTGTCACAATAACTCTAGCTTGCACAGCACCTTCTCCAATATTCTCGGCCATGCTAAATCTGTCGTCGATAAGCAAACACGCTTAAGGCAAGGGTTTTATGACCGCAACCACTGCACGCTGATTTTTGGCACTGCGCGCTTCAATAGTACTCATACTGTAGAAGTCACCAAGCAAGATGGTAGTGTTGAAGAGTACAGCGCCGATCGTTTTGTTATCGCGACAGGCTCCCGCCCTTATCAGCCCAATGATGTTGATTTTAACCACCCGCGAATCTACGACAGTGACTCCATTTTGCGCCTTAAGCATGACCCTCGACACATCATCATTTATGGTGCCGGAGTGATCGGCTGTGAATATGCCTCTATCTTCCGTGGTCTTGGGGTTAAGACTGACCTTATCAACACTCGAGATCGTCTACTCGCCTTCTTAGACAACGAAACCTCTGATGCCCTTTCCTATCACTTTTGGAACAGTGGCGTCATTATTCGTAACGATGAGACCTATGAAAAGGTTGAAGGCACTGACGATGGTGTGATTGTGCATCTTAAATCCGGTAAGAAAATGAAGGCTGACTGTATTCTTTATGCCAACGGGCGAACCGGCAACACTGATAAACTTAACCTTGAAGTGGTGGGGCTAACCCCTGACTCGCGAGGGCAAGTGGCAGTCAATGGCAATTATCAAACTGAGGTGGGCCATGTATATTCAGTGGGTGATGTCATTGGTTACCCAAGCCTTGCAAGTGCAGCGTACGATCAAGGTCGTTTTGTCGCTCAGGCGATTACGACAGGTGAGGCTCAGGGATATTTGATCGAAGATATCCCCACGGGTATTTATACCATCCCAGAGATCAGCTCTGTGGGTAAAACAGAGCAAGAGCTCACCGCAGCAAAAGTGCCTTACGAAGTAGGAAGAAGCTCGTTTAAACACCTCGCACGCGCACAAATTGCAGGTAAAGATATTGGTAGTTTAAAGATTCTCTTTCATCGAGAGACGAAAGAAATCCTCGGGATACATTGCTTTGGAGAACGTGCCGCCGAGATCATTCACATCGGCCAAGCCATCATGGAACAAAAGGGCGAAGCGAATACCATTGAATATTTTGTGAATACGACGTTCAACTATCCCACGATGGCTGAAGCGTATCGCGTTGCCGCTCTCAATGGTCTGAACCGTCTATTTTAA
- a CDS encoding DUF4297 domain-containing protein produces MVDNILNEPQRETSGAETFAKYEFQFHWALCKIIQKHQKQEDYALLIEYHEDVVIADSLDGRRANFDFYQVKNKTGAQYTLNSLTKQESGKSSKKNSVLGKLLSSCVGTQYESRITEIGLVASNGFNLDQENNELKLDIISVGDLSETCTRELADKLDLELGSSQIPSNLKFIIPTIQIANQREYVITKFADLVDSLFPNGFCNAVSIYRAIIDEIHRKGIVKYDFPDWERLVDEKSLTSYTVKDVIAVNTKHSSTDRMIDDLSSLRDELCWSFSTFKGYRRRIEKLLIQRTGMLSAFELNRMKMIEDCIDSIDPEKHSTLKDGFEKQISKLKSDLPAETFNDDTEIMTEVLYLYLKD; encoded by the coding sequence ATGGTTGATAACATTTTAAATGAGCCACAAAGGGAAACCTCAGGAGCTGAGACCTTTGCGAAATACGAATTTCAGTTTCACTGGGCTTTATGCAAGATTATTCAAAAACATCAAAAGCAAGAAGACTATGCGTTGTTAATTGAGTACCACGAAGATGTAGTCATTGCTGACTCTTTAGATGGTAGACGTGCCAACTTTGATTTTTACCAAGTAAAAAATAAGACAGGGGCCCAGTACACGCTAAATAGTCTGACGAAGCAAGAGTCCGGAAAAAGTAGTAAGAAAAATTCGGTCCTAGGAAAGTTGCTTAGCTCTTGTGTTGGTACACAATATGAAAGCAGAATAACCGAAATCGGTTTGGTTGCTTCTAACGGCTTCAATTTGGATCAAGAAAACAATGAGTTAAAGCTCGATATAATTTCCGTTGGTGACTTATCAGAAACTTGTACAAGAGAGCTGGCTGACAAGCTCGATTTGGAGTTGGGTTCAAGTCAAATCCCTAGCAACCTCAAGTTCATTATTCCAACAATACAAATAGCTAATCAACGAGAGTACGTAATCACTAAATTTGCTGATCTCGTCGACTCGCTGTTTCCTAATGGTTTTTGTAATGCAGTATCCATTTATAGAGCTATTATCGATGAGATCCACAGGAAAGGGATAGTGAAATATGACTTTCCAGACTGGGAGAGGTTGGTCGATGAGAAATCACTAACTTCATATACTGTTAAAGACGTAATAGCGGTGAACACGAAACATTCTTCTACTGACCGTATGATCGATGACTTGAGCAGCTTGAGAGATGAGCTGTGTTGGAGTTTCTCAACTTTTAAGGGATATCGTAGAAGGATAGAAAAGCTGTTAATCCAGAGAACAGGTATGCTAAGTGCGTTCGAACTAAATAGGATGAAGATGATTGAGGATTGTATTGATTCTATCGATCCAGAAAAACACAGTACGTTGAAGGATGGTTTTGAAAAGCAGATATCAAAGCTTAAAAGTGACCTCCCTGCAGAGACTTTCAATGATGATACTGAGATTATGACAGAAGTACTTTACCTTTATCTAAAGGACTGA
- a CDS encoding YijD family membrane protein encodes MENTTPAQQRSEKKPLILALIAGMCGDAILSWMTITSVPFSIFPWIAMALAVQALYQDYLVNPVSEDMPLVGLACFLVGGFGHSAFVKAQYPEAGSNFFSIMILMGLLFWLGRKLGYIGAMKKAESNDL; translated from the coding sequence ATGGAAAATACAACACCAGCTCAACAACGATCAGAGAAAAAACCGTTAATTTTAGCTCTGATTGCCGGTATGTGTGGCGATGCTATCCTCTCTTGGATGACCATTACCTCAGTACCATTTTCAATATTTCCTTGGATTGCGATGGCGTTAGCAGTTCAAGCGTTATACCAAGATTACTTAGTTAACCCAGTATCTGAGGATATGCCTTTGGTAGGTTTGGCATGTTTTCTTGTTGGTGGTTTTGGCCACTCAGCTTTTGTAAAGGCACAGTACCCTGAAGCTGGCTCGAACTTTTTCTCAATTATGATCTTAATGGGGTTACTGTTCTGGCTAGGAAGAAAGCTCGGTTACATTGGGGCCATGAAAAAAGCCGAATCGAACGACCTATAG
- a CDS encoding helix-turn-helix transcriptional regulator: MENKSKFINNRYIREKERAAMTGISRTTVWRMEKAGTFPKRVKISERLIGYLLSDVTDWMECRASGQEWSDIRV, encoded by the coding sequence ATGGAAAACAAATCAAAGTTTATTAACAACCGATACATCAGAGAAAAAGAGCGTGCTGCTATGACTGGCATCTCTCGGACAACCGTATGGCGGATGGAAAAGGCAGGGACGTTTCCAAAAAGAGTCAAGATTAGTGAGCGCTTAATTGGGTATTTGCTCTCCGACGTCACTGACTGGATGGAATGCAGAGCAAGTGGGCAAGAATGGAGTGATATCCGTGTTTGA
- a CDS encoding helix-turn-helix transcriptional regulator, with protein sequence MGICSPTSLTGWNAEQVGKNGVISVFDPCRAHAVGFESTIDAYVYLSDLTHAIGVTASTIRKWIAKKQFPEPYGDDFGKHVWLVAELPDWLKVVF encoded by the coding sequence TTGGGTATTTGCTCTCCGACGTCACTGACTGGATGGAATGCAGAGCAAGTGGGCAAGAATGGAGTGATATCCGTGTTTGACCCCTGTCGAGCTCATGCTGTTGGGTTTGAGAGCACCATAGATGCTTATGTTTATCTAAGTGACCTTACCCATGCCATTGGCGTTACAGCCAGCACCATAAGGAAGTGGATTGCCAAAAAACAGTTTCCAGAGCCATATGGCGATGACTTTGGTAAGCACGTTTGGCTGGTGGCGGAGCTACCTGACTGGTTAAAGGTAGTTTTTTAA
- a CDS encoding recombinase family protein: MKLRAYLRASTDEQNAERAKQYVTDFAHSHNQVIYQFYVENESGRKYDRPELNKLIDESEDGDVILVEQVDRLTRMTTEDWEKLKDKLKSHGVQVVAIDLPTSYQVLSPVSDELTNDVMKAVLKGINSMMLDILAAMASKDYEDRRRRQAEGIAQNKDKFRGKQQTQETVDKCLRANKLIDENKLSQIQACKLANVSISTWRRFNKSAMKTQ, from the coding sequence ATGAAGCTAAGAGCTTACCTACGAGCATCTACAGATGAACAAAACGCTGAACGCGCCAAACAGTACGTTACAGATTTTGCTCATTCACATAATCAGGTTATCTACCAGTTCTATGTAGAAAACGAAAGTGGTCGCAAATATGACCGCCCAGAGTTAAACAAGCTCATTGATGAGTCTGAGGATGGTGATGTGATATTGGTAGAGCAGGTAGATCGCCTCACTCGCATGACAACCGAGGATTGGGAGAAGCTAAAGGACAAGCTCAAATCTCACGGTGTTCAAGTAGTCGCCATCGACCTACCAACCAGTTATCAGGTGTTGTCACCAGTATCAGATGAGCTTACCAACGACGTTATGAAGGCCGTATTGAAGGGCATCAATAGCATGATGCTTGATATCCTTGCTGCAATGGCATCAAAGGACTATGAAGACCGTCGTCGTCGTCAAGCTGAGGGTATTGCACAGAACAAGGACAAGTTCAGAGGGAAGCAACAAACTCAAGAAACAGTTGATAAGTGCTTGAGAGCCAACAAGCTGATAGATGAAAACAAACTATCTCAAATACAAGCGTGCAAGCTGGCTAACGTGTCGATTTCTACATGGCGTAGGTTCAACAAGTCAGCAATGAAAACTCAATGA
- a CDS encoding tyrosine-type recombinase/integrase produces MTKRISSNATLQALKPQDKEFVIADRKIEGLNIRVRPTGTMTWIFRFQIGKKHQKISMGRYIRTNPERGMTLEQARKEAGRYRSWLENNKNPKDELAREKRAQEEAKTFDDAFNSFDSNRLSKQLRGDQSRTIYLRDIKPFIGGVKLAELSIIDLNKVFDAKVDKDGNRMAGAIGVCHKIINQVINHAMAMNMLDSHPAPKQKAKDVGGGSKVTKRNLTFPELKLLLASLDDWRTDPSNIRLVRFLLGCGQRISAVLEMRWSELDLDNRVWLLPASSEERHTKSPDSRKVPLSDYLIELLREQRKSIPNKRKLVWPQMSSDKTQEPAAIRSLIKRNLPEDLERFSPHDLRRTFISRCSEMGLSIVAIEKAVGHQLPAMLRVYNHHDYFDEQLSVMQSWGSKLDELAMVNVVPLSSKKAALASP; encoded by the coding sequence ATGACAAAGCGAATTAGTAGTAACGCCACCTTACAAGCACTTAAACCCCAAGATAAAGAGTTCGTAATTGCCGATAGAAAAATCGAAGGACTTAATATCAGGGTGCGTCCTACTGGCACAATGACTTGGATATTTCGGTTTCAGATAGGAAAGAAGCACCAAAAAATCTCAATGGGGCGATACATTAGAACAAACCCTGAAAGGGGGATGACGCTAGAGCAGGCAAGAAAAGAGGCTGGTCGGTATCGCAGTTGGCTTGAGAACAACAAGAATCCTAAGGATGAACTTGCGCGGGAGAAACGAGCGCAAGAAGAAGCCAAGACATTTGATGATGCATTTAATAGCTTTGACTCTAACCGCTTGTCTAAACAACTACGTGGCGATCAGTCGAGAACAATCTACTTACGTGATATCAAACCGTTTATTGGTGGCGTTAAGCTAGCTGAATTGAGCATTATCGATCTTAATAAAGTCTTCGATGCCAAGGTGGACAAGGATGGGAACCGTATGGCTGGGGCTATAGGTGTATGCCATAAGATCATTAATCAAGTTATCAACCATGCTATGGCGATGAATATGCTTGATTCTCACCCCGCACCAAAACAAAAAGCAAAAGATGTTGGTGGTGGCTCCAAAGTTACAAAACGAAACCTCACTTTTCCTGAGCTTAAGCTACTGTTAGCTAGCTTGGACGACTGGCGAACAGACCCTTCTAATATTCGCTTGGTTCGTTTCTTGTTGGGGTGTGGGCAGCGTATCAGTGCTGTACTTGAGATGCGTTGGAGCGAGTTAGATCTAGATAACAGAGTTTGGTTACTTCCTGCTAGCTCCGAAGAGCGCCACACTAAAAGCCCTGATAGTCGTAAAGTACCGTTAAGTGATTATCTCATCGAGTTACTGCGTGAGCAGCGTAAAAGTATCCCAAACAAGCGGAAGTTGGTTTGGCCTCAAATGAGTTCAGATAAAACTCAAGAGCCTGCGGCTATTCGCTCACTCATCAAACGCAATCTTCCAGAAGATCTTGAGCGGTTTTCTCCACATGACTTGCGTCGTACTTTTATTAGTCGATGTAGTGAAATGGGGCTCAGTATTGTTGCAATAGAAAAAGCCGTAGGCCACCAGCTTCCAGCTATGCTGCGAGTGTACAACCACCATGATTACTTCGATGAACAATTGTCAGTAATGCAGAGCTGGGGGAGTAAGCTAGATGAGTTGGCTATGGTAAACGTAGTTCCTCTGTCATCAAAGAAGGCTGCGTTAGCGTCACCTTAA
- the dinF gene encoding MATE family efflux transporter DinF: MVLSNITVPLLGLVDAAVIGHLEHAWYLGGVALGSTMISVTFWLLGFLRMSTTGLTAQAAGAKDKHALGLTFVQGSAMALLFALIFLLFHQVVAQQVFALSDASDDVKFYGEQYFTIRAWSAPAALMNFVLLGWLLGNQDAKAPMWMVIITNVMNIVLDVIFVLGLGWKVEGAALASVIADYSGMSFGLWCVFRIWLAQNLPNPKLLFRDMANNIGRFVRLNRDIFLRSLCLQVTLSFMTFQGASYGDNVVAANAVLMSFLMIISYGMDGFAYAMEAMVGKAIGGKSRDELKESIIGTFFWGTLICSVLSAVFLLFGESLIGLITNIEQVRSVAYQYLPWLVAMPLVSLWAFLLDGLFIGATKGKDMRNSMFVATSSFFLTFWLVSDLGNHALWLAMSLFMGMRGIGLAVLFTRQWRRGQFLT, from the coding sequence ATGGTTCTGTCAAATATTACGGTCCCTTTGCTCGGTTTAGTGGACGCAGCCGTTATTGGGCATCTTGAACATGCTTGGTATCTGGGTGGCGTAGCCCTCGGTAGTACCATGATAAGCGTGACCTTCTGGCTACTTGGTTTTCTTCGTATGTCCACCACTGGGCTGACGGCTCAAGCGGCAGGAGCCAAAGACAAACACGCCTTGGGCCTTACCTTTGTCCAAGGTAGTGCCATGGCATTGCTCTTTGCACTTATCTTTCTTCTATTTCATCAAGTGGTCGCGCAACAAGTTTTTGCCCTTAGCGATGCCAGTGATGATGTGAAGTTCTACGGGGAGCAGTATTTTACGATTCGTGCATGGAGTGCCCCCGCAGCACTGATGAATTTTGTTCTGCTCGGATGGCTGCTTGGAAATCAAGATGCGAAAGCACCGATGTGGATGGTGATCATTACTAACGTGATGAACATTGTATTGGACGTTATTTTCGTTCTCGGGTTGGGCTGGAAAGTTGAAGGGGCAGCCCTAGCGTCGGTTATCGCCGATTATTCAGGAATGAGCTTCGGTCTGTGGTGCGTCTTTCGGATTTGGCTTGCGCAAAACTTGCCAAATCCCAAGCTACTGTTCAGAGATATGGCGAACAACATTGGACGCTTTGTGCGTCTAAACCGAGATATTTTTCTGCGTTCACTGTGTTTGCAAGTCACCTTGAGCTTCATGACGTTTCAGGGAGCGAGCTACGGAGACAATGTAGTTGCGGCCAACGCGGTGTTGATGAGTTTTTTGATGATCATCTCTTATGGTATGGATGGTTTTGCTTACGCGATGGAGGCCATGGTCGGCAAGGCCATAGGAGGCAAGAGTCGCGATGAGCTGAAAGAATCTATCATAGGGACATTCTTTTGGGGGACTCTAATTTGTTCGGTTCTTAGTGCAGTGTTCTTGTTATTCGGTGAGTCGCTTATTGGCCTGATCACGAATATTGAACAGGTTAGAAGTGTCGCTTATCAATATTTGCCTTGGTTGGTCGCTATGCCGTTGGTCTCTTTATGGGCATTTTTGCTTGATGGGCTATTTATTGGTGCAACCAAGGGTAAAGACATGCGAAACAGTATGTTTGTCGCAACGAGTAGCTTTTTCCTTACCTTTTGGTTGGTGTCAGATCTTGGTAATCATGCCCTGTGGCTAGCCATGAGTCTTTTCATGGGAATGCGAGGCATAGGCTTAGCTGTACTGTTTACTAGACAGTGGCGTCGAGGTCAGTTCTTAACATAA
- the lexA gene encoding transcriptional repressor LexA: MKPLTPRQQQVFDLIRSKIDETGMPPTRAEIARELGFRSANAAEEHLKALARKEAIEIIPGASRGIRILLEVANEEEGLPLIGQVAAGEPILAQEHVETHYQVDPGMFKPQADFLLRVHGESMKDIGIMDGDLLAVHKTTDVRNGQVVVARVDEDVTVKRLEKQGDRVLLHAENEEFDPIVVDPSYQSLEIEGLAVGIIRNTDWM, translated from the coding sequence ATGAAGCCTTTAACGCCGCGACAACAACAAGTTTTTGACCTAATCAGAAGTAAAATTGACGAAACGGGAATGCCGCCGACGCGTGCAGAAATCGCCCGTGAGCTAGGTTTCCGCTCTGCAAATGCTGCAGAAGAACACCTGAAAGCACTGGCTCGTAAAGAAGCCATTGAAATTATCCCAGGGGCCTCTCGTGGCATTCGAATTTTGCTAGAAGTCGCAAATGAAGAAGAAGGTTTGCCATTGATTGGTCAGGTTGCGGCAGGCGAGCCCATCTTGGCGCAAGAGCATGTTGAAACACACTACCAAGTCGACCCAGGTATGTTTAAGCCACAGGCTGATTTTCTGTTAAGAGTTCACGGCGAGAGTATGAAAGACATCGGAATTATGGATGGCGACTTACTTGCTGTACATAAAACCACAGATGTGCGAAATGGCCAGGTGGTCGTCGCTCGAGTTGATGAAGACGTAACGGTTAAACGCCTAGAAAAACAGGGTGATCGTGTACTGCTTCATGCTGAGAACGAAGAGTTCGACCCTATTGTTGTAGACCCAAGCTACCAAAGCCTAGAAATCGAAGGGCTAGCAGTGGGCATCATCCGCAACACCGACTGGATGTAA
- the fabR gene encoding HTH-type transcriptional repressor FabR, producing MKPNGIRAQQKEKTRRSLIDAAFSQLSTERSFSNLSLREVAREAGIAPTSFYRHFKDMDELGLTMVDEGGLLLRQLMRQARQRIVKEGSVIRTSVETFMEFIESSPNVFRLLLRERSGTSFEFRAAVAREIQHFVAELTEYLIGSGMTREEAFVQAEASVTLVFSSGAEALDLNKTERDEQAERLILQLRMIAKGAHWYRKERERNRNKGDYK from the coding sequence ATGAAACCTAACGGGATTCGTGCCCAGCAAAAAGAAAAAACGCGCCGTTCATTAATTGATGCTGCATTCAGCCAGCTGAGTACCGAGCGTAGCTTTTCCAACTTGAGTTTACGAGAAGTCGCTCGAGAAGCCGGTATTGCCCCGACCTCATTTTACCGTCACTTCAAAGATATGGATGAGCTAGGTTTGACGATGGTTGATGAAGGCGGCCTGTTGCTGCGTCAACTGATGCGCCAAGCTCGTCAGCGTATTGTCAAAGAGGGCAGTGTGATTCGGACCTCGGTAGAGACCTTTATGGAGTTCATCGAGTCGAGTCCAAACGTCTTTCGTCTACTATTACGCGAGCGCTCTGGCACATCTTTCGAATTTCGTGCGGCAGTAGCGCGAGAAATTCAGCATTTTGTGGCAGAGTTAACTGAATACTTGATCGGTTCAGGTATGACACGTGAAGAAGCATTTGTTCAGGCGGAAGCCTCAGTGACTTTGGTTTTTAGTTCTGGCGCTGAGGCACTAGACTTGAACAAAACGGAGCGAGATGAGCAGGCCGAGCGATTAATTCTTCAGTTAAGGATGATTGCAAAAGGTGCTCACTGGTATCGTAAAGAACGTGAACGAAACAGAAATAAAGGTGATTATAAATAA
- a CDS encoding YagK/YfjJ domain-containing protein produces MKLIRYAGSVWRYSKYPEGVIKKNLERIIDQLLAMLDRYSEVLVIRFDLQLKINPKSNQFLSEFLARLVRELKIHYECDVGYVWAREQTVTAEFPHYHVAVMLNESKANNSRYTIKAATKIWKSLGGHHVTFPEGNAYFVAGRSDQESQVAAVHRIGYLAKKDTKAPKSAVMRRYGASQLARKL; encoded by the coding sequence GTGAAGTTGATTCGATATGCTGGGAGTGTTTGGCGGTACTCTAAATATCCAGAAGGTGTGATAAAGAAGAACCTAGAGAGAATCATTGACCAACTTCTAGCGATGCTGGATAGATATTCTGAAGTGCTGGTGATTAGATTCGATCTTCAGCTAAAAATCAACCCCAAGTCAAACCAGTTTCTGTCTGAGTTTCTCGCTAGGTTGGTCAGAGAGCTAAAAATACATTATGAATGTGATGTCGGATATGTGTGGGCTAGAGAGCAGACAGTGACAGCTGAGTTCCCGCACTATCACGTGGCAGTCATGCTTAACGAGAGTAAGGCAAATAATTCAAGGTATACGATTAAGGCTGCGACCAAGATCTGGAAGTCTCTTGGGGGACATCACGTTACTTTCCCTGAAGGGAACGCGTATTTTGTTGCTGGTCGTTCCGATCAGGAGAGTCAAGTTGCAGCTGTCCATAGGATAGGCTACCTAGCGAAGAAAGATACCAAAGCACCGAAAAGTGCTGTGATGAGAAGATATGGTGCTAGTCAGTTAGCTCGTAAGTTATAA